Proteins from a genomic interval of Hornefia porci:
- a CDS encoding RluA family pseudouridine synthase produces MKNIDIGENEQNQRLDRFLRKYLNGAPLGFIYKAIRKDVKVNGRRAGRDRILRSGDVVSLYIGDADLALFHRGKKTENVRRQFRIAYEDENILVVEKPAGLLTHGDGKEKKNHLTNQVISYLTATGGYDPSREKTFVPAPVNRLDRNTSGLVIFGRNYRALQHFNELIRERGSIRKFYLTIVCGDLRESLRLRGEMVKREDKNMVRVGEELPGGKTMETVAVPLRRGGGFTLAEVEILTGRTHQIRAQLAAAGYPVIGDAKYGDPGVNRVIRERFGQTTQLLHAWRLVFDHCGEGYEYLDGMEIRGEPPARFRSIEKEILK; encoded by the coding sequence ATGAAAAATATCGACATCGGTGAGAATGAACAGAACCAGCGGCTGGACAGATTCCTGCGGAAGTATCTGAACGGCGCGCCCCTCGGTTTCATCTACAAGGCAATCCGGAAAGACGTGAAGGTCAACGGCCGCAGAGCGGGACGGGACCGGATCCTCCGGAGCGGAGACGTGGTGAGCCTGTATATCGGGGATGCGGATCTGGCTTTGTTTCATCGCGGCAAAAAAACGGAAAACGTCCGGAGGCAGTTCCGCATCGCCTATGAGGATGAAAATATTCTGGTGGTGGAGAAGCCGGCGGGGCTGCTGACCCACGGAGACGGGAAGGAAAAAAAGAATCACCTGACCAATCAGGTGATTTCCTATCTGACGGCGACGGGAGGCTACGATCCGTCCCGGGAGAAAACCTTTGTTCCCGCGCCTGTGAACCGGCTGGACCGCAATACCTCGGGGCTGGTGATCTTCGGCAGGAATTATCGTGCGCTGCAGCATTTCAATGAACTGATCCGTGAGCGCGGAAGCATCCGGAAATTCTATCTGACCATCGTCTGCGGCGATCTGAGAGAGAGCCTCCGTCTGCGGGGTGAGATGGTGAAACGGGAAGACAAAAATATGGTCCGGGTCGGAGAGGAACTGCCGGGCGGAAAAACGATGGAAACCGTCGCCGTTCCGCTGCGCCGGGGCGGAGGCTTTACGCTGGCGGAGGTGGAGATCCTCACGGGAAGGACACATCAGATTCGCGCACAGCTGGCGGCTGCGGGATATCCGGTCATCGGAGACGCCAAATACGGAGATCCCGGCGTGAACAGAGTCATTCGGGAACGATTCGGTCAGACGACCCAGCTGCTCCACGCGTGGAGGCTGGTTTTCGATCACTGCGGAGAGGGGTATGAGTATCTGGACGGAATGGAAATCCGGGGAGAACCGCCGGCGCGGTTCCGGAGCATCGAGAAGGAAATATTGAAATAA
- a CDS encoding 4-hydroxyphenylacetate 3-hydroxylase family protein, which yields MALMTGEEYIESLRRLKTRVYMFGEQVENWVDHPIIRPSINSVAMTYDLAQDPEYADLMTAKSSLTGKTINRFTHLHQSTDDLVRKVKMQRLLGQKTGACFQRCVGMDAFNAVFSTTYELDEAKGTKYHENFVKFLEMIQDEDLVVDGAMTDPKGDRGKAPHAQPDKDLFLRIVERLPDGIVVRGAKAHQTGAVNSHWHLIMPTIAMREADADYAVSFACPSDAEGLFMVYGRQSCDTRKLEDPCSVDVGNSRFGGQEALVVFDDVFIPNEYVFMAGEYEFAGMMVERFAGYHRQSYGGCKVGVGDVVIGAAALAAEYNGAEKASHIKDKLIEMTHLNETLFCCGIACSAEGHPTKAGNYQIDLLLANVCKQNVTRFPYEIVRLAEDIAGGLMVTMPSQKDFESELPAGRGGESVGEICRKYFATREDMDVEDRQKVLRLLENLCLGTAAVGYRTESMHGAGSPQAQRIMISRQGNIQGKKDLARAIAGIENR from the coding sequence ATGGCTTTAATGACAGGAGAAGAATATATAGAAAGTCTGCGCAGACTGAAGACCAGAGTCTACATGTTCGGCGAGCAGGTGGAGAACTGGGTGGATCATCCGATCATCCGCCCGTCCATCAACAGCGTGGCGATGACCTACGATCTGGCGCAGGACCCGGAGTACGCGGACCTGATGACCGCGAAATCCTCCCTGACCGGCAAGACGATCAACCGGTTCACCCATCTGCACCAGAGCACGGACGATCTTGTTCGCAAGGTGAAGATGCAGAGGCTTCTGGGACAAAAGACGGGCGCGTGCTTTCAGCGCTGTGTGGGGATGGACGCGTTCAACGCGGTGTTCTCCACGACCTATGAGCTGGACGAGGCGAAGGGCACAAAGTATCACGAGAACTTTGTGAAGTTCCTGGAGATGATCCAGGACGAGGACCTGGTGGTGGACGGCGCGATGACGGACCCCAAGGGAGACCGGGGTAAAGCGCCCCACGCGCAGCCGGACAAAGATCTGTTTCTGCGGATCGTGGAGCGCCTGCCGGACGGGATCGTGGTGCGCGGAGCCAAAGCGCATCAGACCGGAGCGGTCAATTCCCACTGGCACCTGATCATGCCCACCATCGCCATGCGGGAGGCGGACGCGGATTACGCGGTATCCTTCGCCTGCCCCAGTGATGCGGAGGGGCTGTTTATGGTATACGGCCGCCAGTCCTGCGACACCCGGAAGCTGGAGGATCCCTGCTCCGTCGATGTGGGGAACAGCCGGTTCGGCGGACAGGAGGCGCTGGTGGTCTTCGACGATGTGTTCATTCCCAATGAGTATGTGTTCATGGCCGGGGAATATGAATTCGCGGGCATGATGGTGGAGCGGTTTGCCGGATACCACCGGCAGAGCTACGGCGGCTGCAAGGTGGGCGTCGGAGACGTTGTCATCGGCGCGGCGGCGCTGGCGGCGGAATACAACGGAGCGGAAAAGGCTTCTCACATCAAGGACAAGCTTATCGAGATGACGCATCTGAATGAGACGCTGTTCTGCTGCGGCATCGCCTGTTCGGCCGAAGGGCATCCCACCAAAGCGGGGAACTATCAGATCGATCTGCTGCTGGCGAATGTCTGCAAGCAGAATGTGACACGCTTCCCGTATGAAATCGTCCGGCTGGCGGAGGATATCGCCGGCGGGCTGATGGTGACGATGCCGTCCCAGAAGGACTTTGAATCGGAGCTGCCGGCGGGAAGAGGAGGAGAATCCGTCGGTGAGATCTGCCGGAAGTACTTTGCGACCCGGGAAGATATGGATGTTGAGGACCGTCAGAAGGTGCTCCGGCTGCTGGAGAACCTGTGTCTGGGAACCGCCGCGGTGGGGTACCGCACAGAATCCATGCACGGTGCGGGATCGCCTCAGGCGCAGCGCATCATGATTTCCCGGCAGGGGAATATTCAGGGAAAGAAAGACCTTGCCAGAGCGATTGCCGGAATAGAAAACAGATAG
- a CDS encoding LPXTG cell wall anchor domain-containing protein, with the protein MPRRMQKKNDSKKVSALCCGSAAFVKGVKGIFHRAQHHKEASNPNSLRKKLLTMLAAFSIAFTVCQPGDAVTVHAAGSEVDAQTILQEALLNAAKGTPSEFAKWGTKKLIAAALNSDEVSDCDIIMGRLDDIVKNQTRMIDMLSEIDTKIMKKDLYDNMNEFIKKSWSGDFEKNYKGLTAVNAASYSSDAARASAQKNYLITSVAEMNPSSLHGGDCQFDKDVYTYGNYLTQGEWVLYSSERQPIYSIWHQTMKYKYKWEHQSYEEWAAFQNNVTESYLSAAAVDKLSILARIDAIEKYNKTHITSRISTDGLKTRLSMLDEQIAKVREIYNKYKVTPLADSIRHYQVPGHEMYLYTTAKEQAIINEANRKKGIHDLVTWYNKHRNNKSEYTQLTGIKGRWNDKMHRTDVSPNLNHWRSFISYDASTLTPTAEWMQQIYKDYEGKATLYQIFFDKDKGNLTPPSGWQKNWNFVVDPNPDHPMEYWDGGTFKADRIYTPTLNGSAALQKSIIYYYHNWNNNPPDTVRHYIGIGITKDPRGNADEISPDYDDIWNESSMDSDPQGCVIGASLSADEPKKDETSKVSDSLNHTDAKTSPETGDSAPILPLAGLAFLSALAAAGLLIRRKTSSEK; encoded by the coding sequence ATGCCCAGAAGAATGCAGAAAAAGAATGACTCGAAAAAAGTAAGCGCTTTATGCTGCGGTTCAGCAGCTTTTGTGAAAGGGGTTAAAGGAATCTTTCATCGCGCGCAACACCACAAAGAAGCATCAAACCCGAACTCACTGAGAAAGAAACTGCTGACCATGCTGGCTGCATTTTCAATCGCTTTTACTGTCTGCCAGCCGGGCGATGCCGTTACTGTCCATGCCGCCGGCAGCGAGGTGGATGCGCAGACCATCCTCCAGGAGGCATTGCTGAATGCTGCCAAAGGCACCCCGTCTGAATTTGCAAAATGGGGAACAAAAAAGCTGATTGCCGCTGCCCTCAACTCCGATGAAGTAAGCGACTGTGACATTATCATGGGCAGGCTGGATGACATCGTAAAAAACCAGACCAGGATGATTGATATGCTGAGTGAGATCGATACGAAGATTATGAAAAAAGATCTCTACGATAATATGAATGAGTTTATCAAGAAATCATGGTCAGGCGATTTCGAAAAGAATTATAAAGGACTGACCGCTGTAAATGCTGCATCATACAGCAGCGACGCCGCTCGGGCATCCGCACAGAAAAACTATCTTATCACCAGCGTCGCAGAAATGAATCCCAGTTCACTCCACGGCGGAGACTGCCAGTTTGATAAAGATGTATACACCTACGGAAACTATCTGACCCAGGGTGAATGGGTGTTATACAGCAGCGAACGGCAGCCGATTTATTCAATATGGCATCAGACCATGAAATACAAATACAAATGGGAGCACCAGTCATACGAGGAATGGGCTGCTTTCCAGAATAATGTGACGGAATCATATCTGTCCGCCGCCGCAGTGGACAAGCTCTCGATTCTGGCCCGGATCGATGCGATTGAGAAGTATAACAAGACTCACATTACTTCCAGGATTTCCACAGACGGACTGAAAACACGTTTGAGTATGCTTGACGAACAGATTGCAAAAGTCAGAGAAATCTACAATAAATACAAAGTAACGCCGCTGGCTGATTCCATACGCCACTATCAGGTGCCCGGACATGAAATGTATCTGTATACCACAGCCAAAGAACAGGCCATCATTAATGAAGCAAACCGGAAAAAAGGAATCCACGATCTTGTCACATGGTATAACAAGCATCGCAATAACAAATCCGAGTATACCCAGCTGACGGGAATCAAAGGACGCTGGAACGATAAAATGCACAGAACGGATGTGTCTCCTAACCTGAACCACTGGCGAAGCTTTATCAGCTATGACGCCTCCACTCTGACCCCAACAGCCGAATGGATGCAGCAGATTTACAAAGACTACGAGGGGAAGGCAACTCTTTATCAGATTTTCTTTGACAAAGACAAGGGAAATCTGACGCCGCCTTCAGGCTGGCAGAAAAACTGGAATTTTGTCGTGGATCCCAACCCGGATCATCCGATGGAATACTGGGACGGCGGGACATTCAAAGCCGACCGCATATATACGCCGACGCTGAACGGTTCTGCAGCATTGCAAAAGTCTATCATCTACTACTATCATAACTGGAACAATAATCCTCCGGATACGGTACGGCATTATATCGGTATCGGAATCACGAAAGACCCTCGCGGTAATGCAGATGAAATAAGTCCGGATTACGATGATATCTGGAACGAAAGTTCCATGGACAGTGACCCGCAAGGCTGTGTCATCGGCGCATCTCTCTCTGCAGACGAGCCGAAGAAAGATGAGACCTCCAAAGTGTCTGATTCATTGAATCACACGGACGCGAAAACATCTCCGGAAACCGGCGACTCCGCTCCGATACTGCCGCTGGCCGGTCTGGCGTTCCTGAGTGCATTGGCTGCGGCAGGATTGTTGATCAGGCGAAAAACATCATCAGAGAAATGA
- a CDS encoding 3-keto-5-aminohexanoate cleavage protein, whose amino-acid sequence MYETRRLNDKSKVIVTAALTGAVTTKKDNPNLPTQPEEIAASALACCDAGASAVHIHVRDDNDAASMRFDKFEETVKLIRDAGSPLVLNLTSSGGQGFSWEERIHPFRELKPELASFDAGTMNWLNSVVFMNEPEFLELCGKEMIAAGVKPEIEIFDIGMLNTAKYYIRKGIIQEPAHFQLCLGAAGGMEATTENLLYLVNHLPEKCTWSAFGIGKGANEIMMAALALGGNVRVGLEDNVYYNKGQLAESNQQFVARVKRIVEELGKTVATPDEARSILGV is encoded by the coding sequence ATGTATGAAACACGGAGACTGAATGACAAAAGTAAGGTGATCGTGACCGCGGCGCTGACCGGCGCTGTGACCACGAAGAAGGATAACCCGAACCTTCCGACGCAGCCGGAGGAAATCGCGGCGTCCGCATTGGCGTGCTGTGACGCGGGAGCGTCCGCGGTGCATATTCATGTACGGGATGACAACGATGCGGCCAGCATGAGGTTTGACAAGTTTGAGGAGACGGTAAAGCTGATCCGGGACGCTGGTTCGCCGCTGGTGCTGAATCTCACGTCCTCCGGAGGTCAGGGCTTTTCGTGGGAGGAGCGCATCCATCCATTCCGGGAACTGAAGCCGGAGCTGGCCTCCTTTGACGCCGGAACCATGAACTGGCTGAACAGCGTGGTGTTTATGAATGAGCCGGAATTTCTGGAGCTGTGCGGAAAGGAAATGATTGCGGCGGGCGTTAAACCGGAGATTGAGATATTCGATATCGGGATGCTGAACACGGCGAAGTATTACATCCGGAAAGGGATTATTCAGGAGCCGGCGCACTTCCAGCTCTGCCTCGGCGCGGCCGGTGGAATGGAGGCGACGACGGAAAATCTGCTGTACCTCGTCAATCACCTTCCGGAGAAATGCACCTGGAGCGCTTTCGGTATCGGGAAGGGAGCCAATGAGATCATGATGGCGGCTCTCGCCTTAGGCGGCAACGTGCGCGTGGGGCTGGAGGACAATGTCTACTACAACAAAGGCCAGCTGGCGGAATCTAATCAGCAGTTCGTCGCGCGGGTGAAGCGCATCGTGGAGGAGCTGGGAAAAACCGTGGCGACGCCGGATGAGGCCCGCAGTATACTGGGCGTGTAG
- the fba gene encoding class II fructose-1,6-bisphosphate aldolase: protein MALVTTTEMFRKALNSDYAVGAFNVNNMEIIQGIVDAAQQENAPLILQVSAGARKYAKPVYLVKLVEAAIEDTGVDVALHLDHGADFDICKSCVDGGFTSVMYDGSKHPFEENIRITRQVVEYAHAHGVVVEAELGKLAGVEDAVHVNEREATFTVPEEAAEFVEKTGVDSLAVAIGTSHGAYKFKGTPYLDFERLKKIHALIPDTPLVLHGSSSVPQEFVELCNKYGGEVPGAQGVPEDMITEAVKHGVCKVNIDTDLRLAMTAEIRRVFHENPAEFDPRKYLGPGRDAIQKMVAHKMRDVLKCSNQR, encoded by the coding sequence ATGGCATTAGTTACAACAACAGAGATGTTCAGAAAGGCACTGAACAGCGATTATGCGGTCGGCGCATTCAATGTGAACAACATGGAGATCATCCAGGGAATTGTTGACGCGGCTCAGCAGGAGAACGCTCCGCTGATTCTGCAGGTGTCTGCCGGCGCGAGAAAATACGCGAAACCGGTCTATCTGGTCAAGCTTGTTGAAGCTGCCATCGAAGACACCGGCGTGGATGTGGCTCTGCATCTGGACCACGGCGCCGATTTCGACATCTGCAAAAGCTGTGTTGACGGCGGATTCACCTCCGTTATGTACGACGGCTCCAAGCACCCGTTTGAGGAAAACATCCGAATCACCCGTCAGGTCGTGGAATACGCCCACGCCCACGGCGTCGTTGTGGAAGCCGAACTCGGAAAGCTTGCCGGAGTAGAGGACGCTGTCCATGTAAACGAGAGGGAGGCGACCTTCACTGTACCTGAGGAGGCAGCCGAATTCGTCGAGAAGACCGGCGTTGATTCTCTGGCGGTCGCCATCGGAACAAGTCACGGTGCGTATAAATTCAAAGGAACTCCGTATCTCGATTTTGAGAGACTGAAGAAGATCCATGCGCTGATTCCGGACACTCCGCTTGTTCTCCACGGTTCGTCCTCCGTTCCGCAGGAGTTCGTCGAGCTCTGCAACAAATACGGCGGAGAGGTTCCGGGTGCCCAGGGCGTTCCGGAGGATATGATTACTGAAGCTGTAAAGCACGGCGTCTGCAAGGTCAACATCGATACCGACCTGCGTCTGGCCATGACTGCGGAAATCCGGAGAGTCTTCCACGAGAATCCGGCGGAATTCGACCCGCGCAAATACCTCGGCCCGGGCAGAGACGCCATCCAGAAGATGGTAGCCCACAAGATGAGAGACGTGCTGAAGTGCTCCAACCAGCGCTAA
- a CDS encoding thiolase family protein, with translation MRNVVIVAGCRTPIGTIGGQFKTITSLDLSIPVMQALVERAGIDPAMIEDVIWGCNYQRTYKENNLARVAAVKAGLPVTVPGITIHRNCTSSMSSIQFGYYQIKAGEADCIMAGGADSMSTAPHMVFDARYGKKYGHMELRDSMWDSLTNLGVGPAMGITAENVAEKYHVTREEMDRYSLRSQQRAVAAIDAGKFRDEIIPVTVHGRKGDTTYDTDEYPRRNASYEALAKLKPTFKEDGTVTAGNASGMNDAASGVILMEEEKAKELGLNIICRIKSVATVGVPPELMGIGPIDASRKALDKAGMTIDDIDLFEINEAFAAQCLACQKTLGIPDDKLNVNGSGISLGHPVGATGSRLVITCMYELMKRGQKYGLATLCAGGGMGTAVIIEMV, from the coding sequence ATGAGAAATGTCGTCATAGTAGCAGGCTGCAGAACGCCTATCGGAACCATCGGCGGGCAGTTTAAGACCATTACGTCACTGGATCTTTCCATCCCTGTCATGCAGGCGCTGGTAGAGCGGGCGGGTATCGATCCCGCGATGATCGAGGATGTAATCTGGGGCTGCAACTATCAGAGGACCTACAAAGAAAACAACCTGGCCCGCGTCGCCGCGGTCAAGGCAGGCCTGCCGGTTACGGTGCCGGGAATCACAATCCACAGAAACTGCACTTCGTCGATGTCGTCAATTCAGTTCGGCTACTATCAGATTAAGGCCGGCGAAGCAGACTGCATCATGGCGGGCGGCGCGGACAGCATGAGCACCGCGCCCCACATGGTGTTCGACGCCAGATACGGCAAGAAGTACGGTCATATGGAGCTGCGGGACTCCATGTGGGATTCCCTGACGAATCTGGGCGTCGGACCTGCGATGGGAATCACCGCGGAAAATGTGGCTGAGAAATATCATGTGACCAGAGAAGAGATGGATCGCTATTCTCTTCGCTCCCAGCAGAGAGCGGTGGCAGCCATCGACGCCGGGAAATTCAGGGATGAAATCATTCCTGTTACGGTGCACGGAAGAAAAGGTGACACTACCTATGATACCGACGAGTATCCCAGGAGAAACGCGAGCTATGAGGCGCTGGCGAAGCTGAAGCCAACCTTTAAGGAGGACGGAACGGTGACCGCAGGCAATGCGTCCGGTATGAACGACGCGGCTTCCGGCGTGATCCTGATGGAGGAGGAAAAAGCCAAGGAGCTGGGGCTGAACATCATCTGCCGCATCAAATCTGTGGCGACGGTAGGCGTTCCCCCGGAGCTGATGGGAATCGGCCCCATCGACGCCTCCAGAAAAGCGCTGGACAAGGCGGGAATGACCATCGACGATATCGATCTGTTCGAAATCAACGAGGCCTTCGCCGCTCAGTGCCTTGCCTGCCAGAAGACGCTGGGAATTCCGGATGACAAGCTGAATGTGAACGGCAGCGGTATTTCCCTCGGTCATCCCGTGGGCGCAACCGGCTCCCGCCTGGTCATCACCTGCATGTACGAGCTGATGAAGCGCGGGCAGAAATACGGCCTCGCCACCCTGTGTGCGGGCGGCGGCATGGGAACCGCAGTCATCATTGAAATGGTATAA
- a CDS encoding sigma-54 interaction domain-containing protein, translating into MNQIVAIQEVIEKIDDAVKREDYKDPDAALALLQSLKADLHYFHEAGIDFKVVVDSLDDSIYITDKEGRVMYVNPAHKKNTNIEPEEVLGRLTGDIVREGTLFTGGSTMDVIKEKKKIFRLSTVQKKDPPEVGYTVGVPIFDRNGELAQVVVSSRPILSLQALHEDYGRFLSEIDRTKEQQHVTIHKNAKSPSMSGDRLIGASYSLKKISDIIALAAPTDATVLITGESGVGKEVIADEIYRKSDRSDRTFIKVNCASIPANLLESELFGYERGAFSGANSGGKPGLFEMASGGTLLLDEIGDMPMDLQVKLLRAIQDKKITRVGGTKPIQLDIRFIAATNSDLKKKIAEGTFRQDLFYRLNVIPVNIPPLRERINDIDALTDHFIDVFAEKHHRRLTLSEKNREVFRAYHWPGNVRELENVIEYLTICASGSDHVDEETLRGILDISQSDNPATGAGTLAQSVENYEKNLIETVLKSSKSLRDAGARLGVNASTISRKIKQYGIDYPGTK; encoded by the coding sequence ATGAATCAGATAGTAGCCATACAGGAAGTAATTGAAAAAATCGACGACGCCGTCAAGAGAGAGGACTATAAGGATCCGGACGCCGCCCTGGCGCTGCTGCAGAGCCTCAAGGCTGATCTGCACTATTTTCACGAGGCCGGAATCGATTTCAAGGTCGTAGTGGACAGCCTCGACGACAGCATTTACATCACCGACAAAGAAGGACGCGTCATGTATGTGAATCCGGCTCACAAAAAGAACACCAACATTGAGCCGGAAGAGGTCCTGGGACGCCTCACCGGCGATATTGTCCGCGAGGGCACTCTGTTCACCGGCGGATCGACGATGGACGTCATCAAAGAGAAAAAGAAGATTTTCCGCCTCTCTACAGTGCAGAAGAAGGATCCCCCCGAAGTCGGATATACCGTAGGCGTTCCCATTTTCGACAGGAACGGAGAACTGGCTCAGGTGGTGGTCAGCAGCCGTCCGATTCTTTCACTCCAGGCGCTGCACGAGGATTACGGCCGATTCCTTTCCGAAATCGACCGCACCAAGGAACAGCAGCACGTCACGATTCACAAAAACGCGAAATCTCCTTCCATGTCCGGTGACCGGCTTATCGGCGCTTCCTACTCGCTGAAAAAAATCTCCGATATCATCGCTCTGGCTGCTCCCACCGACGCGACAGTGCTGATCACCGGAGAATCCGGCGTCGGCAAGGAGGTCATCGCGGACGAAATTTACCGAAAAAGCGACCGCAGCGACCGGACCTTCATCAAGGTAAACTGTGCCTCGATTCCCGCCAATCTGCTGGAATCCGAACTTTTCGGCTACGAGCGCGGCGCGTTCTCCGGCGCGAACTCCGGCGGAAAGCCGGGACTCTTTGAAATGGCCAGCGGCGGCACGCTTCTCCTGGACGAAATCGGCGACATGCCCATGGATCTTCAGGTGAAGCTTCTGCGGGCGATTCAGGACAAAAAAATAACCCGCGTAGGGGGCACCAAACCGATTCAGCTGGACATCCGGTTCATCGCCGCCACCAACAGCGACCTGAAGAAGAAAATCGCGGAGGGCACGTTCCGGCAGGATCTTTTCTACCGGCTGAACGTCATTCCGGTCAACATCCCGCCGCTCCGGGAGCGGATCAACGACATCGATGCGCTGACCGACCACTTCATCGACGTGTTCGCGGAGAAGCACCATCGCCGGCTGACTCTGTCTGAGAAAAACAGAGAAGTCTTCCGTGCCTATCACTGGCCGGGCAACGTGAGAGAGCTGGAAAACGTCATCGAATATCTGACGATCTGCGCTTCCGGCAGCGACCACGTAGACGAGGAGACTCTCCGGGGAATACTGGACATTTCCCAGAGCGACAACCCGGCCACCGGCGCCGGAACTCTGGCTCAGTCCGTGGAAAATTATGAGAAGAATCTCATCGAAACGGTTCTGAAAAGCTCAAAAAGCCTGCGGGACGCCGGCGCACGTCTGGGCGTCAACGCCTCCACAATATCCCGCAAAATCAAGCAGTACGGAATCGACTATCCGGGAACCAAGTAG
- a CDS encoding cyclase family protein produces MGKQVLVDLSHPFGRGNPLWPSNGDFHIDRVQHMPMHYRLLQTFNDFHMHNSTHADSPSHVIPEGAYTHELPLENYYGPAVCLDIPKKHWELITAEEIDEAAKKVEGGIQEGDWVIICTGMNKRWGENDDYFAYSPGCSIEAANHLVFDLKVKGVGFDLQALDHILYTYAAQHGPGPYVPRIVEEYKKEFGHEPLEDYPEWEPVHNILLGNNVMGIENIGGDVEKVKGQRFMFCAFPLRWYMGDGTIVRAVAFIDEDKINKDVPDRVYKYGVY; encoded by the coding sequence ATGGGTAAACAAGTATTAGTCGACTTATCACATCCGTTCGGCAGAGGAAATCCGCTCTGGCCGTCCAACGGCGATTTCCATATCGACAGAGTGCAGCATATGCCGATGCACTACAGACTGCTGCAGACCTTCAATGATTTCCATATGCATAACTCGACTCACGCGGATTCCCCGTCTCACGTGATTCCGGAGGGCGCCTACACTCACGAGCTTCCGCTGGAGAATTACTACGGACCGGCGGTATGTCTGGACATCCCGAAGAAGCACTGGGAACTGATTACTGCGGAGGAAATCGACGAGGCTGCGAAGAAGGTGGAAGGCGGCATTCAGGAGGGTGACTGGGTCATCATCTGCACCGGCATGAACAAGCGCTGGGGAGAGAACGACGATTATTTCGCATACAGCCCTGGATGCTCCATCGAGGCGGCGAATCATCTGGTCTTCGATCTGAAGGTGAAGGGCGTTGGATTTGACCTTCAGGCGCTGGATCATATCCTCTATACATACGCGGCGCAGCACGGTCCCGGCCCGTATGTACCGAGAATTGTTGAAGAATATAAGAAAGAGTTCGGCCATGAGCCTCTGGAGGATTATCCGGAGTGGGAGCCGGTACACAACATCCTGCTGGGGAACAATGTCATGGGCATTGAGAACATCGGCGGCGATGTGGAGAAGGTCAAGGGGCAGAGATTCATGTTCTGCGCATTCCCTCTCAGATGGTACATGGGCGACGGCACCATCGTTCGCGCGGTGGCGTTCATTGATGAAGATAAGATTAACAAGGACGTACCGGACAGAGTTTACAAGTACGGCGTATATTAA